A stretch of the Sphingobacterium thalpophilum genome encodes the following:
- a CDS encoding NAD(P)-dependent oxidoreductase, whose amino-acid sequence MKKVLISGLNTYLGRRASCHLQAKDFDVTGLVRNLSIFNKIVKERVTAKLFELDLLRKGEAYDNFEVSDVNFGIYFTQVPSLDNDIQLQLELLGLRNFIEICKRGGNNRIIYVAQLMDEHFLEPVRNLLEVLRVRYTIVIKSSAIGRESILNRVFAKLAKRQTVFYWNWVASLKFHPLPLLDVYRWLREMPWEDHFFSEVIYLGGNEEITFRSLFYQYLNCTSETQKREIGVNKFFAKLLLSRFNDINKEDIDEFRRVLYYEKNVDNSAWQKIQPFQFTPLKAYVCQDT is encoded by the coding sequence GGGGCTGGTACGGAATCTGTCCATTTTCAATAAAATTGTGAAAGAAAGGGTGACAGCCAAGCTTTTTGAGCTTGATCTTTTGCGGAAGGGCGAAGCCTATGATAACTTTGAGGTCAGTGATGTCAATTTCGGTATCTATTTTACCCAGGTGCCTTCACTGGACAACGATATACAGCTGCAGCTTGAGCTGCTGGGGCTGCGTAACTTTATAGAAATCTGCAAAAGAGGGGGCAACAACCGTATTATTTATGTTGCCCAGCTGATGGATGAGCATTTTTTGGAGCCTGTGCGCAATCTACTGGAAGTGCTACGGGTACGGTATACCATCGTGATCAAAAGCAGTGCCATCGGCAGAGAAAGTATACTCAACCGCGTGTTTGCCAAACTGGCAAAACGGCAGACGGTATTCTACTGGAACTGGGTGGCATCCTTAAAATTCCATCCTCTTCCTTTGCTGGATGTTTATCGTTGGCTGCGTGAGATGCCTTGGGAAGATCACTTTTTTTCGGAAGTCATTTACTTGGGCGGGAATGAGGAAATCACTTTTAGAAGCCTGTTTTACCAATATCTGAACTGCACGTCCGAAACCCAGAAGCGGGAGATCGGTGTCAATAAGTTTTTTGCGAAACTTCTGCTGAGCCGTTTTAATGATATCAATAAGGAAGACATCGACGAATTTAGGCGCGTGCTGTATTATGAAAAAAATGTGGATAATTCTGCCTGGCAGAAAATTCAGCCCTTTCAGTTTACACCGCTCAAAGCTTATGTCTGTCAGGATACATGA
- a CDS encoding UbiD family decarboxylase: MGYNSLEACVADLEKHGHLIRIKEEVDPYLEMAAIHMRVFDVAGPALYFENIKGSEFPAVSNLFGTLERSKFMFRDSLDHLKKLVDVKMNPAAVLKNPFQYIGSSMTALGALPWKKKSGAPILYGRSKISKLPQIVNWPMDGGAFVTMPQVYTEDVDKPGILHANLGMYRIQLSGNDYVKDREIGLHYQLHRGIGIHQTKANALGRPLKVSIFVGGPPAHPLSAVMPLPEGLSEMIFAGALGNRRFRYFYDDEGFCISADADFVITGTVYPNENKPEGPFGDHIGYYSLTHPFPLMKVHNVYHKKNPIWSFTVVGRPPQEDTSFGALIHEITGTAIPKEISGLHAVNAVDAAGVHPLLFAIGSERYTPYQKVDRPQEILTIANQILGKNQLSLAKYLFISAHEDNPTLDIDDIPAFLKHILERIDPTRDLHFQTNTTIDTLDYSGDGLNTGSKVVFAAAGSKKRELQRELPANLDLPRPFSRSKMVMPGILAIEGQAFTSYEEEEKVIAEWCRAAADLPWEGLPLIVLCDDADFTAATVNNFVWTTFTRSNPAFDIYGIKSFTAFKHWGCEGPIIIDARTKPHHAPALIKDAAVERRVDQLGAKGGSLHGII, encoded by the coding sequence ATGGGATACAATAGTTTAGAAGCATGTGTTGCTGATCTTGAAAAACATGGTCATTTAATCAGAATCAAAGAAGAGGTAGATCCTTACCTGGAGATGGCGGCTATTCATATGCGGGTATTTGATGTGGCCGGGCCCGCGCTTTACTTTGAAAATATCAAAGGTTCGGAATTCCCTGCGGTATCGAATCTTTTTGGGACGCTTGAGCGTTCAAAGTTTATGTTCAGAGATTCGCTGGACCACCTCAAGAAGCTCGTGGATGTCAAGATGAATCCTGCTGCCGTGCTGAAAAATCCCTTTCAGTACATCGGCTCATCCATGACTGCACTCGGTGCCTTGCCCTGGAAAAAGAAATCGGGTGCTCCGATTCTATATGGCAGGTCGAAGATCAGCAAGCTTCCGCAGATTGTCAACTGGCCCATGGATGGCGGTGCTTTTGTCACTATGCCACAAGTTTATACAGAAGATGTAGATAAGCCCGGTATCCTGCACGCTAATCTTGGTATGTACCGTATTCAGCTGTCCGGCAATGATTATGTGAAGGACCGTGAGATTGGGCTGCATTATCAGTTGCATCGGGGCATCGGTATCCATCAGACCAAAGCAAATGCGTTGGGCAGACCGCTTAAGGTGAGTATTTTCGTCGGAGGTCCGCCAGCTCACCCGTTGTCGGCGGTCATGCCGCTGCCGGAAGGACTCTCAGAAATGATTTTTGCAGGAGCGCTTGGCAACCGCAGATTTCGCTATTTTTACGATGATGAGGGATTCTGTATCTCAGCCGATGCCGATTTTGTGATTACCGGAACGGTATATCCCAATGAGAATAAACCTGAAGGTCCTTTTGGGGATCATATTGGCTATTACAGCCTGACACACCCTTTTCCGCTGATGAAGGTGCACAATGTATATCATAAAAAAAATCCCATCTGGTCGTTTACCGTAGTGGGACGCCCTCCGCAGGAGGATACTAGCTTTGGAGCACTGATCCACGAAATTACAGGAACCGCCATTCCCAAGGAGATTTCCGGGCTGCATGCTGTCAACGCCGTAGATGCTGCTGGAGTGCATCCGCTGTTATTTGCTATTGGTTCCGAACGCTATACACCTTATCAAAAGGTCGACCGACCCCAGGAGATTCTGACCATTGCCAATCAAATTCTTGGAAAAAATCAGCTGAGCTTAGCCAAATATTTATTTATATCCGCTCATGAAGATAATCCAACATTGGATATCGATGATATCCCCGCTTTTCTGAAGCATATTCTTGAACGGATAGACCCTACACGCGATCTGCATTTTCAGACCAACACCACCATCGATACCCTCGATTATTCGGGTGACGGACTTAACACAGGGTCAAAAGTGGTGTTTGCTGCTGCGGGAAGCAAAAAGCGGGAGCTACAGCGGGAGCTGCCGGCTAATCTCGATCTGCCAAGGCCGTTCAGCCGGTCCAAAATGGTGATGCCCGGTATTCTGGCGATAGAGGGACAGGCGTTCACGAGCTATGAAGAGGAGGAAAAGGTGATTGCGGAGTGGTGTCGTGCTGCTGCTGACCTTCCGTGGGAAGGACTTCCGCTGATCGTGCTGTGTGATGATGCCGATTTTACTGCAGCGACGGTGAATAATTTTGTATGGACCACCTTTACAAGGAGCAATCCGGCATTTGACATCTATGGAATTAAAAGTTTTACCGCATTCAAGCACTGGGGTTGTGAAGGACCGATCATCATCGACGCGCGTACCAAACCTCACCATGCTCCAGCTTTGATTAAAGATGCTGCGGTCGAAAGGCGGGTAGACCAACTGGGGGCCAAAGGCGGTTCATTGCATGGAATTATATAA
- a CDS encoding HopJ type III effector protein: protein MKTEELIERSKRGQLRFQEVLDHIALNYEYRPAAFQNGSLKNSEAENQGSAKLFYFARLNHLTEEDTLRLFAEHYQNVLDNPAGEGHQNIRQFMVNGWDGVVFEQDVLISK, encoded by the coding sequence ATGAAAACAGAAGAACTCATTGAAAGATCCAAAAGGGGGCAATTACGGTTTCAGGAAGTACTCGACCATATTGCCCTGAACTACGAGTACCGTCCAGCGGCGTTTCAGAATGGAAGCTTAAAAAACTCAGAAGCTGAAAATCAGGGGAGCGCCAAACTTTTTTATTTTGCCAGATTAAATCATCTGACGGAAGAAGACACCTTGAGGCTGTTTGCCGAACATTATCAAAATGTATTGGATAATCCTGCAGGCGAGGGTCATCAGAATATCCGGCAATTTATGGTAAACGGTTGGGATGGGGTGGTTTTTGAACAGGATGTGCTGATCAGCAAATAA
- a CDS encoding VOC family protein, producing MAKLHAYLNFDGNCEEAFTFYEKVFNTTNPGFMRYGDVPADPAMPPIPDEAKNKICHTAISINGESMLMGADVISAFGQQYAQGNNTYVMLMCDDGEEARSLYEALSVNAKVIEMPLGETFFAELYSSFQDQFGICWMVYFGGSKDEDCSNKD from the coding sequence ATGGCAAAATTACACGCTTACTTAAATTTCGATGGCAACTGTGAAGAAGCATTCACATTCTATGAAAAGGTTTTTAATACCACAAATCCGGGTTTTATGCGTTATGGTGATGTTCCTGCAGACCCCGCGATGCCACCTATACCTGATGAAGCAAAGAACAAGATCTGCCATACCGCAATTTCAATCAACGGAGAGAGCATGCTTATGGGGGCAGACGTCATTTCAGCCTTCGGCCAGCAATATGCACAGGGCAACAATACCTATGTGATGCTCATGTGTGACGATGGCGAGGAAGCCCGGTCGCTATATGAAGCATTAAGCGTCAATGCAAAAGTTATAGAAATGCCCTTGGGCGAAACGTTCTTTGCGGAGCTGTACAGCTCTTTTCAGGATCAGTTTGGCATCTGCTGGATGGTCTATTTTGGCGGAAGCAAAGACGAAGATTGTAGCAATAAAGACTAG
- a CDS encoding Crp/Fnr family transcriptional regulator has protein sequence MDLIGSFYRDLALRPDELNAIKEKHQAITVKKGEFILTKGQVANAYYLIEYGLTRSFLHDYEGNEVTIDFCCDHEVVIEVASFFQRSPTVENIQALTETKLWKIRFDDFQELFHQIPEFREWGRSWMAKELVHTKNRAVAMITEPATTRYLRLIKEKPILIQQAPLKHIASYLGITDTSLSRIRKEIVHSS, from the coding sequence ATGGATCTAATAGGATCTTTTTATCGTGACCTTGCACTCCGCCCCGACGAGCTGAATGCCATAAAAGAAAAGCATCAGGCGATAACGGTCAAAAAAGGAGAGTTTATATTGACGAAAGGTCAGGTTGCTAACGCATATTACCTGATTGAATATGGTTTGACGCGTTCATTCCTGCACGATTATGAAGGCAATGAAGTGACGATAGATTTTTGCTGTGACCACGAAGTTGTCATCGAAGTAGCATCTTTTTTTCAGCGCAGCCCGACGGTTGAAAACATTCAGGCACTCACAGAGACCAAGCTATGGAAAATACGATTTGACGATTTTCAGGAGCTCTTTCACCAGATTCCTGAATTCAGGGAATGGGGGCGTTCGTGGATGGCAAAAGAACTGGTGCACACCAAAAACAGGGCGGTCGCGATGATCACTGAACCTGCAACTACGAGATATCTGCGGCTGATCAAAGAAAAGCCCATTCTGATTCAGCAAGCGCCGTTAAAGCACATTGCCTCTTATCTCGGGATCACCGACACCTCGTTGAGCCGTATCCGAAAAGAAATTGTACACAGCAGTTAG
- the asnB gene encoding asparagine synthase B: protein MCGIIGAFELKQPADVLRPQVLEMSKRIRHRGPDWSGIFTGEKALLAHERLAIVDPKSGSQPLYSPDGKVVLAVNGEIYNHHELRNSLPDYEFATQSDSEVILALYLAKGPSFVDELNGIFGFALYDSRDDSFFVARDHMGIIPLYYGKDDQGQLFVASELKSLEGFCDSIAQFPPGHYLYSKSGTEPKRWYQRDWESYEAVKDNETDIAALRKGLEDAVHRQLMSDVPYGVLLSGGLDSSVIAAITKKFASKRIETDDQEDAWYPQLHSFAVGLKGAPDLVAAQKAAEHIGTIHHEINFTIQEGLDAIRDVIYHLETYDVTTVRASTPMYLLARVIKSMGIKMVLSGEGSDELFGGYLYFHKAPNAQEFHEETVRKLKKLYLYDCLRANKSLAAWGVEGRVPFLDKEFMDIAMRINPSDKMIRDGRMEKWVVRKAFEDYLPESIAWRQKEQFSDGVGYSWIDTLKEQAESKVSDQEFAAASERFPVNTPKNKEEFLYRTIFESHFPSAAAAATVPSVKSVACSTPEALAWDASFENLNDPSGRAVASVHQESYEKSKVEAV, encoded by the coding sequence ATGTGTGGAATTATCGGCGCTTTTGAATTAAAGCAACCTGCAGACGTATTGAGACCCCAAGTTTTGGAGATGTCCAAACGTATTCGCCACCGCGGTCCGGACTGGTCTGGTATTTTTACCGGTGAGAAAGCGTTATTGGCTCACGAGCGGTTGGCCATAGTAGATCCTAAGTCGGGCAGCCAGCCTTTGTACAGTCCTGACGGCAAAGTTGTGTTGGCTGTTAATGGTGAGATTTATAACCACCATGAATTGCGCAATAGCCTTCCCGACTATGAGTTTGCCACACAGAGTGATTCTGAAGTGATATTGGCATTGTACCTGGCCAAGGGGCCATCTTTTGTCGATGAACTGAACGGTATATTTGGTTTTGCGCTCTATGATTCAAGGGATGACTCCTTCTTTGTGGCCCGCGATCATATGGGGATTATTCCGCTTTATTATGGAAAAGATGATCAGGGGCAGTTATTCGTTGCTTCAGAGTTGAAGTCACTGGAAGGTTTTTGCGATAGCATAGCACAATTTCCTCCGGGACATTATCTGTACAGCAAATCAGGTACAGAGCCCAAGCGCTGGTATCAGCGCGACTGGGAAAGCTATGAAGCAGTGAAGGACAATGAAACGGACATTGCTGCATTGCGCAAGGGACTGGAAGATGCGGTACACCGTCAGTTGATGTCAGATGTACCCTACGGTGTCTTGCTTTCCGGGGGACTGGATTCCTCTGTGATTGCCGCGATCACCAAAAAATTTGCATCCAAACGTATTGAGACTGATGATCAGGAAGACGCTTGGTATCCACAGCTGCATTCTTTTGCTGTTGGTCTCAAAGGTGCGCCCGATCTGGTCGCTGCACAGAAAGCCGCAGAGCATATTGGTACTATTCATCATGAAATTAACTTTACGATCCAGGAAGGACTGGATGCCATCCGTGACGTCATCTATCACCTGGAGACTTACGATGTGACGACCGTACGGGCGTCAACTCCGATGTATTTACTGGCCCGCGTCATCAAATCCATGGGGATTAAGATGGTGCTGTCGGGAGAGGGTTCTGACGAACTTTTTGGTGGATATCTGTATTTTCATAAAGCACCCAATGCGCAGGAATTTCATGAGGAAACCGTACGTAAACTGAAAAAATTGTACCTCTATGACTGTTTGCGGGCAAACAAATCGCTGGCAGCTTGGGGAGTAGAAGGTCGGGTTCCTTTTCTGGACAAGGAGTTTATGGATATAGCGATGCGCATCAACCCGTCAGACAAGATGATCCGCGATGGAAGAATGGAAAAATGGGTCGTCCGTAAAGCTTTTGAGGACTATCTCCCCGAGAGCATTGCCTGGCGTCAAAAGGAGCAGTTTTCTGACGGTGTGGGCTATAGTTGGATAGATACTCTTAAAGAACAGGCTGAAAGTAAGGTTTCCGATCAGGAATTTGCAGCTGCGTCTGAGCGGTTTCCGGTCAATACGCCGAAGAACAAGGAGGAATTCCTATATCGAACAATCTTTGAATCCCACTTTCCTTCTGCCGCTGCGGCAGCTACAGTACCTTCGGTGAAATCCGTGGCCTGCAGTACGCCGGAAGCACTGGCTTGGGATGCCTCGTTCGAAAACCTGAACGATCCATCGGGCAGGGCAGTAGCTTCAGTGCACCAGGAGAGTTACGAGAAGTCAAAAGTAGAAGCAGTGTAA
- a CDS encoding M20/M25/M40 family metallo-hydrolase, with the protein MKIRTKQRNLKLIGVALLLFSSPIIVAQSKEAVVAAIVQEANANSQLENYAFELVDMIGPRLVGSPQMQQAHDWVVRQYTALGAHARNEAYGEWRSWERGTSQATMTFPRLKSLEGTQLAFSPMTKEKGVEAEVIAMPIFHSQPDYQAWLQTVKGKIVLIGMNPISGRSDANWKESASPKSYEKYQSLKTRQLSAWEQSMAYTGNTRRTLPLALEAAGAVGVIDSYWTELPGITRVFDAKSRQIPVFNIALEDYGLLYRMAERGVKPRVLLQGKSKELGVAKTYNSIAEIKGKGKPDEYVVLSAHLDSWDGASGATDNATGVITMMEAVRILRKVYPDNKRTILVGNWGSEEQGLNGSSAFVEDHPEIVKNIQVVWNQDNGTGRIVRIGGSGFEKAYEYIGRWLQYLPEEIRNEIQTSFPGMPGTGGSDHSSFVQRGIPAFGLSSTSWDYGKVTWHTNRDTYDKIVFDEVRQNAVIVAVLTYLACEEPELVSRDKMVLPLGSDGKPMAWPGNLKAKRTSGN; encoded by the coding sequence ATGAAAATACGAACGAAACAACGAAATTTAAAGTTGATCGGAGTTGCTTTGCTACTTTTCAGCAGTCCGATAATAGTTGCACAAAGCAAAGAGGCCGTCGTTGCGGCGATTGTTCAGGAAGCCAATGCGAACTCCCAGCTTGAGAACTATGCTTTTGAGCTGGTCGATATGATCGGTCCGCGGCTGGTGGGAAGTCCACAGATGCAACAGGCGCACGATTGGGTCGTCAGACAATATACAGCTTTGGGTGCCCATGCCCGCAATGAAGCTTATGGTGAATGGCGCTCTTGGGAGCGTGGTACTTCTCAGGCTACGATGACTTTTCCGAGACTGAAGTCTTTGGAAGGTACCCAATTGGCTTTTAGTCCGATGACAAAAGAAAAAGGTGTGGAAGCTGAAGTCATCGCGATGCCCATATTCCACTCACAGCCGGATTATCAGGCTTGGCTTCAGACCGTAAAAGGTAAGATCGTGCTTATCGGAATGAATCCGATCTCGGGTAGGTCTGATGCCAACTGGAAGGAGTCCGCGTCGCCCAAAAGTTACGAAAAGTATCAATCCCTGAAAACGCGGCAGCTCAGCGCCTGGGAGCAGAGTATGGCTTACACGGGGAACACGCGACGCACGTTGCCCTTGGCGCTGGAGGCTGCGGGAGCTGTTGGCGTAATCGATTCTTATTGGACTGAACTGCCGGGAATCACCCGGGTTTTTGACGCGAAGTCAAGGCAGATTCCGGTATTTAATATTGCCCTGGAGGATTATGGGTTGCTATACCGTATGGCCGAACGCGGCGTTAAGCCCCGTGTGCTGTTGCAAGGTAAATCGAAAGAGCTAGGTGTCGCAAAAACATATAATAGTATAGCGGAAATCAAAGGTAAGGGTAAACCGGATGAATATGTAGTGCTGTCTGCTCATCTTGACTCATGGGACGGGGCTTCGGGCGCAACCGACAACGCGACCGGTGTAATCACAATGATGGAAGCCGTACGTATCCTGCGAAAAGTATATCCAGATAATAAAAGGACAATTTTGGTGGGCAATTGGGGGAGTGAAGAGCAGGGTTTAAACGGTTCGTCGGCCTTTGTCGAAGATCATCCTGAAATTGTTAAGAATATTCAGGTCGTCTGGAATCAGGATAATGGAACCGGCCGGATTGTGCGTATCGGAGGAAGTGGTTTTGAGAAGGCTTATGAATATATAGGTCGCTGGCTGCAATACCTGCCGGAGGAAATACGTAATGAAATACAGACCTCCTTTCCCGGGATGCCGGGGACGGGTGGGAGTGATCACTCCTCCTTTGTGCAGCGTGGAATCCCGGCTTTTGGACTTTCGTCCACATCCTGGGATTACGGCAAGGTGACCTGGCATACGAATCGAGATACCTATGATAAAATTGTGTTTGATGAAGTTAGGCAAAATGCGGTTATCGTTGCTGTGCTGACTTATCTTGCCTGCGAGGAACCCGAATTAGTATCGCGGGATAAAATGGTGCTGCCTTTGGGTAGCGATGGGAAACCGATGGCTTGGCCCGGCAACCTGAAGGCAAAGCGCACAAGTGGCAACTAA
- a CDS encoding S9 family peptidase yields the protein MKRIALFFLLASALTSQAQRNLNLEETVYGSHTYAPASIASPSWIPSTNKLSYLDKSYQNLLFKGAADNWNENSLASKSDLEAALKTAIPDETFRLSIFPYDYKWRDANTLLLQVDGKSKAYTVAYNTKSKTIESFIGNDSQGANREVAPDLSKIAYLIDNNISIVDKNGKVTTVTNDTDKGIVNGSDYTHRQEFGIKKGMWWSAQNDKLLYYRKDETMVANYPLPQWAPKIAGIKWIKYPMAGQKSEEVSLVVYNTTTGQKVTLQTGDRSEQYLTAVTWDPSGKYVYVGVLNRGQNDLKFNKYDAATGDLIKTLFEETATTWVEPETPLTFLPNKTDQFLYQSDRDGYNQLYLYNTEGKLVKKLGHKDIVLETLLDFSADGNKISYIGVTNNGLDRQLFEVDLKSGKTIQLTNEPGMHLASVSSDGKYLYDQYSNLNTPNNIQIKELKSGKATQLLKAENPFSGKIHNPRIEFVQLTSADGKYPLTGRIIYPNDFDPAKKYPVMYYLYGGSHSQLVSNRWLGGAGYFDMYMAQQGYIVFTMDNRGTNYRGRDFYTATHRKLGQNEMADQLKGIEFLKSKPFVDQGRMGIFGWSFGGFMTTSFMLHHNDIFKAAVAGGPVIDWKFYEVMYGERYMDTPQENPEGYKLTSLLNKADQLKGRLLIIHGAQDPVVVQQNSMEFIEACIKAGKQVDYFLYPTHEHNVMGRDRIHMYEKIADYFNQHLKK from the coding sequence ATGAAAAGAATTGCGCTATTCTTCTTGTTGGCCAGCGCGCTGACAAGCCAGGCCCAACGAAACCTGAATTTGGAGGAAACTGTATATGGTTCCCATACCTATGCACCGGCTTCGATAGCTTCCCCATCCTGGATACCAAGCACCAACAAGCTTTCCTATCTTGATAAATCGTATCAGAACCTACTCTTCAAAGGCGCTGCAGACAATTGGAACGAAAACAGTCTAGCCTCCAAGTCGGATCTCGAAGCAGCTTTGAAAACAGCAATTCCGGACGAAACATTCCGTTTAAGCATATTCCCCTACGACTACAAGTGGCGCGATGCCAATACTTTACTTCTGCAAGTGGACGGTAAAAGCAAAGCATATACTGTCGCCTATAACACCAAATCCAAAACTATTGAAAGTTTTATCGGCAATGACAGCCAGGGTGCTAACCGCGAAGTAGCACCTGACCTCTCCAAAATAGCTTATCTGATAGACAACAACATCTCTATAGTTGATAAAAACGGGAAAGTAACGACTGTAACCAACGACACAGACAAAGGGATTGTCAATGGCAGCGATTACACGCACCGTCAGGAATTTGGCATAAAAAAAGGAATGTGGTGGAGTGCCCAAAACGACAAACTGCTCTATTACCGCAAGGATGAAACCATGGTAGCCAATTATCCACTTCCCCAGTGGGCCCCTAAAATCGCCGGGATTAAGTGGATTAAATATCCAATGGCCGGGCAAAAATCCGAGGAAGTCTCTTTAGTAGTTTACAACACCACGACAGGGCAGAAAGTAACGTTGCAGACCGGTGATCGCTCGGAACAATACCTGACCGCGGTCACCTGGGATCCTTCCGGAAAATATGTTTACGTCGGCGTACTCAACCGTGGCCAGAACGATCTCAAATTCAACAAATACGACGCGGCAACAGGCGACCTCATCAAAACACTGTTTGAAGAAACCGCAACAACATGGGTGGAACCTGAAACCCCATTGACCTTCCTACCCAACAAAACAGATCAATTCCTCTATCAGTCCGACCGGGACGGATACAATCAGTTATACCTCTACAATACAGAGGGGAAGCTGGTTAAAAAACTTGGACACAAGGACATTGTACTCGAAACGCTACTGGATTTCTCTGCCGACGGAAATAAAATAAGTTACATAGGTGTCACCAATAATGGACTTGACCGTCAGTTATTTGAAGTGGACCTCAAATCCGGAAAAACCATACAACTAACCAACGAACCGGGGATGCACCTGGCCTCCGTGAGCAGCGACGGAAAATACCTGTATGACCAGTACAGTAATTTAAATACGCCAAACAATATACAGATCAAAGAACTTAAATCGGGTAAGGCAACGCAGCTACTCAAGGCAGAGAACCCTTTCAGCGGCAAAATCCACAATCCTAGAATTGAATTCGTCCAGCTGACCTCCGCGGATGGAAAATATCCATTGACAGGCCGTATTATTTATCCGAACGACTTCGACCCAGCAAAAAAGTACCCTGTGATGTACTACCTATACGGCGGTTCACATTCACAGCTGGTATCTAACAGGTGGCTGGGTGGCGCCGGTTATTTCGACATGTACATGGCGCAGCAAGGCTATATTGTGTTTACCATGGACAACCGTGGCACCAACTACCGCGGCCGCGATTTTTACACGGCCACGCACCGCAAGCTTGGCCAGAACGAAATGGCCGACCAGCTTAAAGGTATAGAATTCCTCAAATCCAAACCCTTCGTTGACCAGGGACGGATGGGTATCTTTGGATGGAGTTTTGGCGGCTTTATGACAACTTCATTTATGCTGCATCACAATGATATCTTCAAGGCCGCAGTCGCCGGAGGCCCCGTCATTGACTGGAAGTTTTATGAGGTCATGTACGGTGAACGCTACATGGACACGCCACAGGAAAATCCTGAAGGCTACAAATTAACTTCTCTACTCAACAAAGCAGATCAGCTGAAAGGAAGACTGCTGATTATCCATGGTGCACAAGATCCTGTCGTAGTGCAGCAAAACAGCATGGAATTCATTGAGGCGTGTATTAAGGCAGGCAAGCAGGTCGATTATTTCCTATATCCTACCCACGAACACAATGTAATGGGCCGCGACCGTATTCACATGTACGAAAAAATTGCCGATTACTTTAATCAGCACCTCAAAAAATAG
- a CDS encoding 3-keto-disaccharide hydrolase, which translates to MNFSRPSTLAVVLVCAAVSLQAQTNMKPIDTEYYTPVPPTVRIDHGIPSDALVLFDGKDLSKWKSEKGKANWTVANNVLEVKPGTGNIETTEHFTDFQLHIEWKSPAVIKGEGQGRGNSGIFLQGLYEIQVLDNDNNPTYVNGGAGSIYKQRPPLAQVIAPDKWHVYDIIYKAPQFNKDSLLVSKGTVTVLHNGVVVQNNTQIDGTTEYIGLPRQVAHGAGPIILQDHGDLVQFRNIWIRKL; encoded by the coding sequence ATGAATTTTTCACGACCATCAACATTAGCAGTTGTCCTAGTATGTGCCGCAGTATCGCTGCAGGCTCAGACCAATATGAAGCCCATCGATACAGAATATTATACTCCTGTCCCACCGACCGTAAGGATCGATCACGGCATACCGAGCGATGCCCTCGTGCTTTTCGACGGAAAAGATCTTAGCAAATGGAAAAGTGAAAAAGGCAAAGCAAACTGGACTGTGGCCAACAATGTCCTCGAAGTAAAGCCGGGCACCGGAAACATTGAGACGACTGAACATTTTACCGATTTCCAGTTACACATCGAATGGAAAAGCCCAGCGGTGATCAAAGGTGAAGGCCAGGGCCGTGGCAATAGTGGCATCTTCCTTCAGGGCCTTTACGAGATTCAGGTACTGGACAATGACAACAATCCGACCTATGTCAATGGCGGCGCAGGCAGCATTTATAAGCAGCGTCCTCCGCTGGCACAGGTCATCGCTCCGGACAAATGGCATGTCTACGATATTATCTACAAAGCTCCCCAATTCAATAAGGACAGCCTGCTCGTCAGCAAAGGAACAGTCACCGTATTGCATAATGGTGTCGTTGTACAGAACAACACACAGATAGATGGCACTACCGAATACATCGGGCTGCCGAGGCAAGTGGCTCATGGCGCAGGTCCCATTATCCTTCAGGATCACGGCGACCTCGTTCAATTTAGAAACATCTGGATCCGAAAACTATAA
- the folB gene encoding dihydroneopterin aldolase has translation MASILQTVSLKEARFFAPIGYYEEEQIVGNEFYVSIDVCFAFHAGETDDLGNTLNYEELYRIAAKIMAPRRRLLESAAAEILEEIRQSVGYAEMIEVVIRKSNPPFGGDLSSSQVSLRYNR, from the coding sequence ATGGCAAGCATTTTACAGACTGTATCACTTAAAGAAGCGCGATTTTTCGCTCCAATCGGTTATTATGAGGAAGAGCAGATTGTCGGCAATGAATTCTACGTGTCCATCGATGTGTGTTTTGCATTTCACGCTGGCGAGACAGACGATTTGGGCAATACCCTCAACTATGAGGAACTCTATCGCATCGCGGCCAAGATCATGGCGCCGAGAAGGAGGTTGCTGGAATCGGCTGCGGCTGAGATACTCGAGGAGATCCGTCAGTCGGTAGGCTATGCTGAAATGATTGAAGTTGTGATCCGGAAGTCAAATCCGCCGTTTGGTGGCGATCTGTCCAGCTCGCAAGTGAGCCTGAGGTATAATCGTTAA